From Rhodamnia argentea isolate NSW1041297 chromosome 10, ASM2092103v1, whole genome shotgun sequence, a single genomic window includes:
- the LOC115745770 gene encoding protein trichome birefringence-like 3: MYISSIISFPLMNPSSSSSPSPSSSSSSSSSSSSSSSSLSLSLSLSLSLSGNAVIHCNLSKMKSYRGNILLSVVYVLTCTCALIALLYTQKITSLSSFSIFRLMSCTNRDALPKYRVGSGEYRPEITDDDDRSEFDPEACNDIVRGRWVFNASLMPLYSDQSCAYLEKQVTCKQNGRPDSDYLHWEWQPDDCYLPKFNPVVALKKLRGKRLMFVGDSVQRGQWMSFVCMVQSILPEDRKSLTRSRSRPHLVFRAKDYNATIEFYWAPFLVESNSDQRFISDPDKRILHIDSISKHAENWRGVDLLVFNSYIWWMSDRLINSLWGSFANGEEGCEGLDKVTAYRLALKTWANWIDSAIDPNRTRLFFTTMSPTHLRSEDWGNKNGVKCYSETRPAAKIKRPWGFNTMPDVVSSIVKKMRVSVTFINITQLSYYRVDGHVSVYTQGGGKVSIEERKANPSRYADCIHWCLPGVPDTWNRILYAYL, from the exons ATGTATATATCATCCATTATCTCCTTCCCTCTGATGAACccaagttcatcatcatcaccatctccatcatcgtcatcatcatcatcttcttcttcttcttcttcttcttcttctctctctctctctctctctctctctctctctctctctggaaatGCAGTCATTCATTGTAACCTGAGCAAAATGAAGTCTTACAGAGGAAACATCCTTCTGTCCGTAGTCTATGTCCTGACATGCACTTGTGCACTTATAGCTCTCTTGTACACACAGAAGatcacttctctctcttccttctccatTTTCCGACTCATGTCCTGCACCAACAGAGATGCCCTCCCTAAATACA GGGTTGGAAGTGGAGAATACAGACCCGAGATCACCGACGATGACGACCGATCCGAGTTCGACCCGGAAGCGTGCAATGACATAGTCAGAGGCAGGTGGGTGTTCAATGCTTCACTCATGCCTCTCTACTCGGACCAGAGCTGCGCTTATCTGGAGAAGCAAGTGACTTGCAAACAAAATGGACGGCCCGATTCGGATTATCTCCATTGGGAATGGCAACCAGATGATTGCTACTTGCCCAA ATTTAACCCAGTAGTTGCTCTGAAGAAGCTCAGAGGGAAGAGGCTGATGTTTGTTGGGGACTCCGTACAAAGAGGCCAGTGGATGTCCTTCGTTTGCATGGTGCAATCCATCTTACCAGAGGACCGGAAGTCCCTcactcgctctcgctctcgcccTCACTTAGTCTTCAGAGCCAAG GACTATAACGCGACGATCGAGTTCTACTGGGCCCCGTTTCTGGTGGAGTCGAACTCGGATCAACGCTTCATTTCGGACCCAGATAAGAGAATACTGCACATCGATTCCATCTCCAAGCACGCCGAAAACTGGAGAGGGGTGGACCTCCTGGTGTTCAATTCCTACATTTGGTGGATGAGTGATCGCCTTATCAACTCACT GTGGGGATCATTCGCAAATGGAGAAGAAGGGTGCGAAGGGTTGGACAAAGTCACGGCATACAGACTCGCTTTGAAGACTTGGGCTAACTGGATCGACTCCGCCATTGATCCGAACCGGACCCGTCTCTTCTTCACTACCATGTCTCCCACCCACTTAAG AAGCGAAGACTGGGGCAACAAAAATGGCGTCAAATGCTACAGCGAAACGAGACCAGCGGCGAAGATCAAGAGACCGTGGGGCTTCAACACAATGCCTGATGTGGTTTCCAGCATAGTGAAGAAGATGAGGGTCTCGGTCACCTTCATCAACATAACGCAGCTATCCTATTACCGGGTCGACGGCCACGTGTCGGTTTACACCCAGGGCGGAGGCAAGGTGTCGATCGAAGAACGGAAAGCCAATCCGTCGCGCTACGCCGATTGCATCCATTGGTGCTTGCCCGGAGTTCCCGACACATGGAATCGGATACTCTATGCATATTTATAG
- the LOC115745767 gene encoding uncharacterized protein LOC115745767 isoform X3: protein MGKQPRGGKKPDNVGKGKVTPVQIAFIVDRYLHDHGYKQSRSAFRAEASSLIAKSPLHEAPKGLLSLDAMLNEYISLKEQKVTVDQERVQLEQERWRIQTLLQGMQDAMNAYNAGAGPPTPTTIQAPPVASLVVAHPPSNPSSGSPTGCPTYNTPSTVPPSMSSKVSLNLEKSSLHSGGQPSSGKRKGPNASMEATSLAKKTRTLSSSSRLPDKCVIRQSIEGRTDQGNANLSGLVQGISQKRVISGSMVQGSSIVKRLFNQPLPCTPNKSSVPKTPPQGISSPTGKCASSVEASSNGGCSNNTTPQEATPTRCTVVSYERVTVSPYKQGGLYTIERSHCVSSTSPAKTDLKRLHRREHVKGRLDFDNPDVSTTLGKEQADNPSTSKSQSDIDIFDIDFPNLEAFGVSFSEFLVDFDFDYNGMNVSSQPTTHASPVSESSPESRDNNLGAHHCLSDSPGTVTEILSENDANLAGLNGAMESVTKDPDPSRGSENLDPEN, encoded by the exons ATGGGGAAGCAACCGCGAGGCGGCAAGAAGCCGGACAACGTCGGCAAAGGCAAGGTCACGCCGGTCCAGATCGCCTTCATCGTCGACCGCTACCTCCACGACCACGGCTACAAGCAGAGCCGGTCCGCGTTCCGCGCCGAGGCCTCCTCTCTCATCGCCAAATCCCCTCTCCACGAG GCGCCGAAGGGGCTGCTGAGTTTGGATGCGATGCTGAACGAGTACATAAGCTTGAAGGAGCAGAAGGTGACGGTGGACCAGGAGAGGGTCCAGTTGGAGCAGGAGCGGTGGAGGATCCAGACGCTGTTGCAGGGTATGCAGGACGCAATGAACGCTTACAACGCCGGTGCTGGTCCGCCCACCCCGACGACGATTCAAGCTCCTCCCGTTGCCAGTTTGGTGGTGGCTCATCCTCCGTCTAACCCGAGTAGCGGATCGCCTACAG GTTGTCCTACATACAATACGCCCTCCACTGTGCCACCATCCATGTCCTCCAAGGTCAGTTTAAATCTGGAGAAGTCCTCTCTGCATTCAGGAGGTCAACCATCTTCAGGCAAAAGGAAGGGTCCAAACGCTTCCATGGAAGCTACTTCATTGGCAAAGAAAACTCGCACTCTTTCATCCTCAAGCAGGTTGCCTGACAAAT GTGTAATTAGACAGTCTATTGAAGGCAGAACTGATCAAGGAAATGCCAACCTTTCCGGGTTAGTGCAGGGCATAAGCCAGAAAAGAGTGATCAGTGGTTCAATGGTTCAAGGGTCCAGTATCGTTAAGAGGTTGTTCAATCAGCCTCTGCCGTGTACTCCAAATAAATCATCTGTCCCGAAAACGCCTCCACAAGGGATTTCTTCTCCAACTGGAAAATGCGCATCCTCAGTTGAAGCGTCTTCAAATGGGGGCTGCAGTAACAATACTACACCTCAAGAGGCTACCCCAACTCGCTGCACTGTGGTTTCCTATGAAAGAGTTACAGTGAGCCCTTATAAGCAAGGTGGCCTTTACACGATTGAGAGGAGCCACTGTGTTTCTTCTACCTCACCAGCGAAGACAGATTTGAAGAGACTTCATAGAAGGGAACATGTCAAGGGAAGATTGGACTTTGATAATCCTGATGTGTCAACTACCTTGGGCAAAGAGCAGGCTGACAATCCTTCAACTTCTAAATCTCAAAGTGACATCGACATTTTTGACATAGATTTTCCTAACTTAGAAGCATTTGGAGTctcattttctgaatttttggttgattttgattttgactacAACGGGATGAATGTTTCTAGCCAGCCAACCACGCATGCTTCTCCAGTCTCAGA ATCTTCGCCCGAATCAAGGGATAACAACTTGGGGGCTCATCACTGTCTGTCAGATTCTCCAGGAACAGTTACAGAAATTCTTTCAGAAAATGACGCGAATCTCGCAG GCCTAAATGGAGCAATGGAATCTGTGACAAAGGATCCGGACCCCAG CAGAGGATCTGAGAACTTGGACCCGGAGAATTAA
- the LOC115745767 gene encoding uncharacterized protein LOC115745767 isoform X2, producing MGKQPRGGKKPDNVGKGKVTPVQIAFIVDRYLHDHGYKQSRSAFRAEASSLIAKSPLHEAPKGLLSLDAMLNEYISLKEQKVTVDQERVQLEQERWRIQTLLQGMQDAMNAYNAGAGPPTPTTIQAPPVASLVVAHPPSNPSSGSPTGCPTYNTPSTVPPSMSSKVSLNLEKSSLHSGGQPSSGKRKGPNASMEATSLAKKTRTLSSSSRLPDKSEGVIRQSIEGRTDQGNANLSGLVQGISQKRVISGSMVQGSSIVKRLFNQPLPCTPNKSSVPKTPPQGISSPTGKCASSVEASSNGGCSNNTTPQEATPTRCTVVSYERVTVSPYKQGGLYTIERSHCVSSTSPAKTDLKRLHRREHVKGRLDFDNPDVSTTLGKEQADNPSTSKSQSDIDIFDIDFPNLEAFGVSFSEFLVDFDFDYNGMNVSSQPTTHASPVSESSPESRDNNLGAHHCLSDSPGTVTEILSENDANLAGLNGAMESVTKDPDPRGSENLDPEN from the exons ATGGGGAAGCAACCGCGAGGCGGCAAGAAGCCGGACAACGTCGGCAAAGGCAAGGTCACGCCGGTCCAGATCGCCTTCATCGTCGACCGCTACCTCCACGACCACGGCTACAAGCAGAGCCGGTCCGCGTTCCGCGCCGAGGCCTCCTCTCTCATCGCCAAATCCCCTCTCCACGAG GCGCCGAAGGGGCTGCTGAGTTTGGATGCGATGCTGAACGAGTACATAAGCTTGAAGGAGCAGAAGGTGACGGTGGACCAGGAGAGGGTCCAGTTGGAGCAGGAGCGGTGGAGGATCCAGACGCTGTTGCAGGGTATGCAGGACGCAATGAACGCTTACAACGCCGGTGCTGGTCCGCCCACCCCGACGACGATTCAAGCTCCTCCCGTTGCCAGTTTGGTGGTGGCTCATCCTCCGTCTAACCCGAGTAGCGGATCGCCTACAG GTTGTCCTACATACAATACGCCCTCCACTGTGCCACCATCCATGTCCTCCAAGGTCAGTTTAAATCTGGAGAAGTCCTCTCTGCATTCAGGAGGTCAACCATCTTCAGGCAAAAGGAAGGGTCCAAACGCTTCCATGGAAGCTACTTCATTGGCAAAGAAAACTCGCACTCTTTCATCCTCAAGCAGGTTGCCTGACAAAT CTGAAGGTGTAATTAGACAGTCTATTGAAGGCAGAACTGATCAAGGAAATGCCAACCTTTCCGGGTTAGTGCAGGGCATAAGCCAGAAAAGAGTGATCAGTGGTTCAATGGTTCAAGGGTCCAGTATCGTTAAGAGGTTGTTCAATCAGCCTCTGCCGTGTACTCCAAATAAATCATCTGTCCCGAAAACGCCTCCACAAGGGATTTCTTCTCCAACTGGAAAATGCGCATCCTCAGTTGAAGCGTCTTCAAATGGGGGCTGCAGTAACAATACTACACCTCAAGAGGCTACCCCAACTCGCTGCACTGTGGTTTCCTATGAAAGAGTTACAGTGAGCCCTTATAAGCAAGGTGGCCTTTACACGATTGAGAGGAGCCACTGTGTTTCTTCTACCTCACCAGCGAAGACAGATTTGAAGAGACTTCATAGAAGGGAACATGTCAAGGGAAGATTGGACTTTGATAATCCTGATGTGTCAACTACCTTGGGCAAAGAGCAGGCTGACAATCCTTCAACTTCTAAATCTCAAAGTGACATCGACATTTTTGACATAGATTTTCCTAACTTAGAAGCATTTGGAGTctcattttctgaatttttggttgattttgattttgactacAACGGGATGAATGTTTCTAGCCAGCCAACCACGCATGCTTCTCCAGTCTCAGA ATCTTCGCCCGAATCAAGGGATAACAACTTGGGGGCTCATCACTGTCTGTCAGATTCTCCAGGAACAGTTACAGAAATTCTTTCAGAAAATGACGCGAATCTCGCAG GCCTAAATGGAGCAATGGAATCTGTGACAAAGGATCCGGACCCCAG AGGATCTGAGAACTTGGACCCGGAGAATTAA
- the LOC115745767 gene encoding uncharacterized protein LOC115745767 isoform X1 — protein sequence MGKQPRGGKKPDNVGKGKVTPVQIAFIVDRYLHDHGYKQSRSAFRAEASSLIAKSPLHEAPKGLLSLDAMLNEYISLKEQKVTVDQERVQLEQERWRIQTLLQGMQDAMNAYNAGAGPPTPTTIQAPPVASLVVAHPPSNPSSGSPTGCPTYNTPSTVPPSMSSKVSLNLEKSSLHSGGQPSSGKRKGPNASMEATSLAKKTRTLSSSSRLPDKSEGVIRQSIEGRTDQGNANLSGLVQGISQKRVISGSMVQGSSIVKRLFNQPLPCTPNKSSVPKTPPQGISSPTGKCASSVEASSNGGCSNNTTPQEATPTRCTVVSYERVTVSPYKQGGLYTIERSHCVSSTSPAKTDLKRLHRREHVKGRLDFDNPDVSTTLGKEQADNPSTSKSQSDIDIFDIDFPNLEAFGVSFSEFLVDFDFDYNGMNVSSQPTTHASPVSESSPESRDNNLGAHHCLSDSPGTVTEILSENDANLAGLNGAMESVTKDPDPSRGSENLDPEN from the exons ATGGGGAAGCAACCGCGAGGCGGCAAGAAGCCGGACAACGTCGGCAAAGGCAAGGTCACGCCGGTCCAGATCGCCTTCATCGTCGACCGCTACCTCCACGACCACGGCTACAAGCAGAGCCGGTCCGCGTTCCGCGCCGAGGCCTCCTCTCTCATCGCCAAATCCCCTCTCCACGAG GCGCCGAAGGGGCTGCTGAGTTTGGATGCGATGCTGAACGAGTACATAAGCTTGAAGGAGCAGAAGGTGACGGTGGACCAGGAGAGGGTCCAGTTGGAGCAGGAGCGGTGGAGGATCCAGACGCTGTTGCAGGGTATGCAGGACGCAATGAACGCTTACAACGCCGGTGCTGGTCCGCCCACCCCGACGACGATTCAAGCTCCTCCCGTTGCCAGTTTGGTGGTGGCTCATCCTCCGTCTAACCCGAGTAGCGGATCGCCTACAG GTTGTCCTACATACAATACGCCCTCCACTGTGCCACCATCCATGTCCTCCAAGGTCAGTTTAAATCTGGAGAAGTCCTCTCTGCATTCAGGAGGTCAACCATCTTCAGGCAAAAGGAAGGGTCCAAACGCTTCCATGGAAGCTACTTCATTGGCAAAGAAAACTCGCACTCTTTCATCCTCAAGCAGGTTGCCTGACAAAT CTGAAGGTGTAATTAGACAGTCTATTGAAGGCAGAACTGATCAAGGAAATGCCAACCTTTCCGGGTTAGTGCAGGGCATAAGCCAGAAAAGAGTGATCAGTGGTTCAATGGTTCAAGGGTCCAGTATCGTTAAGAGGTTGTTCAATCAGCCTCTGCCGTGTACTCCAAATAAATCATCTGTCCCGAAAACGCCTCCACAAGGGATTTCTTCTCCAACTGGAAAATGCGCATCCTCAGTTGAAGCGTCTTCAAATGGGGGCTGCAGTAACAATACTACACCTCAAGAGGCTACCCCAACTCGCTGCACTGTGGTTTCCTATGAAAGAGTTACAGTGAGCCCTTATAAGCAAGGTGGCCTTTACACGATTGAGAGGAGCCACTGTGTTTCTTCTACCTCACCAGCGAAGACAGATTTGAAGAGACTTCATAGAAGGGAACATGTCAAGGGAAGATTGGACTTTGATAATCCTGATGTGTCAACTACCTTGGGCAAAGAGCAGGCTGACAATCCTTCAACTTCTAAATCTCAAAGTGACATCGACATTTTTGACATAGATTTTCCTAACTTAGAAGCATTTGGAGTctcattttctgaatttttggttgattttgattttgactacAACGGGATGAATGTTTCTAGCCAGCCAACCACGCATGCTTCTCCAGTCTCAGA ATCTTCGCCCGAATCAAGGGATAACAACTTGGGGGCTCATCACTGTCTGTCAGATTCTCCAGGAACAGTTACAGAAATTCTTTCAGAAAATGACGCGAATCTCGCAG GCCTAAATGGAGCAATGGAATCTGTGACAAAGGATCCGGACCCCAG CAGAGGATCTGAGAACTTGGACCCGGAGAATTAA